The Amycolatopsis sp. DG1A-15b genome window below encodes:
- the ggt gene encoding gamma-glutamyltransferase: protein MPAHWSRTTLVLAVAAVLTAGAAVPATAATPTPKSPVAVGFGGAVASIDADATAIGTQVLRDGGNAVDAAVAVAAALGVTDPFSAGVGGGGFFVYYDAKTHRVHTLDGRETAPKTADENLFVEDGKPLPFADAVTSGLSVGVPGTPATWAEALRKWGTRSLAKSLKPAEKLARDGFVVDQTFQTQIANNAARFSAFPSTRSLYLPGGAPPAPGTVFKNPDLAGTYAQLERSGVDALYRGPIGADIAKTVQKPPVDPASTLNVRPGKLTTADIAAYRAIERDPTHARYEGLDVYGMPAPSSGGLTVGEALNILENFDLKHASKADYLQYFLESTRFAFADRNRWIGDPAFVDVPARELLSQRFADSRACLISKDKAATSPVAPADPRHPAACAAGATAAPTPYEGENTTHLTVADKWGNVVAYTLTIEQEGGSGIVVPGRGFLLNNELTDFSFTPVTPGVPDPNLPGPGKRPRSSMAPTIVLDHGRPFFATGSPGGASIITTVLQVILGRLDRGLSLENAIAAPRASQRNSAQAQVEQAFLDQPETAALQARGQGFSTAPAEIGAATGVERLRDGRWLAAAEPVRRGQGAAQVVWPANW from the coding sequence ATGCCCGCGCACTGGAGCCGCACCACGCTCGTCCTGGCCGTCGCCGCCGTGCTCACCGCCGGCGCCGCCGTGCCCGCCACCGCCGCCACGCCCACCCCGAAGTCGCCGGTCGCCGTCGGCTTCGGGGGCGCTGTGGCCAGCATCGACGCCGACGCCACCGCGATCGGCACGCAGGTCCTCCGCGACGGCGGGAACGCCGTCGACGCGGCCGTCGCGGTCGCCGCCGCGCTCGGCGTCACCGACCCGTTCTCGGCCGGGGTCGGCGGCGGCGGGTTCTTCGTCTACTACGACGCCAAGACCCACCGCGTGCACACCCTGGACGGCCGCGAGACCGCGCCGAAGACCGCCGACGAGAACCTCTTCGTCGAAGACGGCAAGCCGCTCCCGTTCGCCGACGCCGTCACCAGCGGCTTGAGCGTCGGCGTGCCCGGCACGCCCGCGACCTGGGCCGAGGCGCTGCGCAAGTGGGGGACGCGGTCGCTGGCGAAGTCGCTGAAGCCCGCGGAGAAGCTCGCGCGCGACGGCTTCGTCGTCGACCAGACGTTCCAGACGCAGATCGCGAACAACGCCGCGCGGTTCTCGGCGTTCCCGTCGACGCGGTCGCTGTACCTGCCGGGCGGCGCGCCCCCGGCGCCGGGGACGGTCTTCAAGAACCCCGACCTGGCCGGCACGTACGCACAGCTCGAGCGGTCCGGCGTCGACGCGCTGTACCGCGGCCCGATCGGCGCGGACATCGCCAAGACGGTCCAGAAGCCGCCGGTCGACCCGGCGTCGACGCTGAACGTCCGGCCCGGCAAGCTCACCACGGCCGACATCGCGGCCTACCGCGCCATCGAGCGCGACCCGACCCACGCGCGCTACGAGGGCCTCGACGTCTACGGCATGCCGGCGCCGTCGTCGGGCGGGCTGACGGTCGGCGAGGCGCTCAACATCCTCGAGAACTTCGACCTGAAGCACGCGAGCAAGGCCGACTACCTGCAGTACTTCCTGGAGTCGACCCGCTTCGCCTTCGCCGACCGCAACCGCTGGATCGGCGACCCGGCGTTCGTCGACGTCCCGGCGCGCGAGCTGCTGAGCCAGCGGTTCGCCGACTCCCGGGCCTGCCTGATCTCGAAGGACAAGGCGGCGACCAGCCCGGTCGCCCCGGCCGACCCCCGGCACCCGGCCGCGTGCGCCGCGGGCGCGACCGCCGCGCCGACGCCGTACGAGGGTGAGAACACGACGCACCTGACAGTGGCGGACAAGTGGGGCAACGTCGTCGCCTACACGTTGACGATCGAGCAGGAGGGCGGCAGCGGCATCGTCGTGCCGGGCCGCGGGTTCCTGCTGAACAACGAGCTGACGGACTTCTCGTTCACGCCGGTGACGCCGGGCGTGCCGGACCCGAACCTCCCGGGCCCGGGCAAGCGCCCCCGCTCGTCGATGGCCCCGACGATCGTCCTCGACCACGGACGCCCGTTCTTCGCGACGGGCTCGCCGGGCGGAGCGTCGATCATCACCACGGTGCTCCAGGTGATCCTCGGCCGCCTCGACCGCGGCTTGTCACTGGAGAACGCGATCGCGGCCCCGCGCGCGTCGCAGCGCAACTCGGCGCAAGCGCAGGTGGAGCAGGCATTCTTGGACCAGCCGGAGACGGCGGCGCTGCAGGCCCGCGGCCAGGGCTTCTCGACGGCCCCGGCGGAGATCGGCGCGGCCACGGGCGTGGAGCGACTGCGCGACGGCCGCTGGCTGGCGGCGGCGGAACCGGTACGGCGCGGCCAGGGCGCGGCGCAGGTGGTGTGGCCGGCGAACTGGTAG
- the pyrF gene encoding orotidine-5'-phosphate decarboxylase, with the protein MSGRERFGARLAKAVAARGPLCAGIDPHPGLIEAWGLPVDVSGLERFALSATEVLAAHAAIVKPQSAFFESFGAAGVRVLGRVVETARDAGALVLLDVKRGDIGSTMGAYTAAYVAEGAAIAADAITVSPYLGFGSLAQCAEMAVSAGRGIFVLARTSNPEAGEVQNAKLPDGRTVAQAIVDSAAALNAGAEPLGDVGVVVGATVPPGELDLSRLNGPVLAPGFGAQGATVADLRALFGASLPGVLPASSRDILKHGPEQAALRQAVERVAEVLADPQENGQ; encoded by the coding sequence GTGAGCGGGCGGGAGCGGTTCGGGGCGCGGCTGGCCAAGGCCGTCGCGGCCCGCGGCCCGCTGTGCGCCGGGATCGACCCCCACCCCGGCCTGATCGAGGCCTGGGGGCTCCCGGTGGACGTCTCGGGCCTGGAACGGTTCGCGCTGTCCGCCACGGAGGTCCTGGCGGCGCACGCGGCCATCGTGAAGCCGCAGTCGGCGTTCTTCGAAAGTTTCGGAGCGGCCGGCGTCCGGGTGCTGGGGCGGGTCGTCGAGACCGCCCGCGACGCCGGGGCGCTGGTGCTCTTGGACGTCAAACGCGGCGACATCGGGTCCACGATGGGTGCCTACACCGCCGCGTACGTCGCCGAGGGTGCGGCGATCGCCGCCGACGCGATCACCGTTTCGCCGTACCTCGGCTTCGGCTCTTTGGCCCAATGCGCCGAAATGGCCGTCTCGGCGGGACGCGGCATCTTCGTGCTTGCCCGGACTTCGAACCCGGAAGCGGGCGAGGTGCAGAACGCGAAGCTGCCCGACGGGCGCACGGTCGCGCAGGCGATCGTCGACTCGGCCGCGGCACTCAACGCAGGCGCGGAACCGCTCGGCGATGTGGGTGTCGTGGTCGGGGCCACCGTTCCGCCGGGAGAGCTCGATCTTTCGCGGTTGAACGGTCCGGTGCTGGCACCCGGTTTCGGGGCCCAGGGAGCCACTGTGGCCGATTTGCGGGCCCTGTTCGGTGCGTCCCTTCCGGGCGTGCTGCCCGCGTCGTCCCGGGACATCCTGAAGCACGGTCCGGAGCAAGCGGCTTTGCGCCAAGCGGTCGAACGGGTCGCCGAAGTGCTGGCCGACCCGCAGGAAAACGGCCAATAG
- a CDS encoding primosomal protein N': MSSSEPEALWDLPEKPPAAKAAPSRARKKAPKPGQKAKGAQSPAPELPVARIVVDIPLAHLDRTFDYLVPEKLHESAVPGCRVRVRFAGQLVDGYLIERGETSDYGSKLAFLDRVTSAEPVLPPSLHAVCRAVADRYGGTLSDVLRLAIPPRHAKAEGEPPVPPAGPPKAPDPAAWARYQRGPAFVEALAEGKPANAVWQALPGEDWPRRLAEAAGTVAAAGRGAVLVVPDHRDLTRVHAACAALVGEDAVVALIAGLGPAERYRRWLAVLRGAVRVVVGTRAAMFAPVRDPGLFAVWDDGDDLHLDQHAPYPHVRDVLMDRAHAAKASLLVGGFARTAEAQLLVESGWAAPVLADRATLRAAAPRVTPVGEDFDVARDEAARVARLPAVAFEAARQAFAADLPTLVQVPRRGYVPGLACGNCRTPAHCRRCAGPLALPGGSLDGQPKPPACRWCGVPETAFRCTACGSVRLRAVIVGAKRTAEELGRAFPGVPVRTSGAAEVLESVPGKPALVVCTPGAEPVADGGYGAALLLDGWALLGRQDLRAGEETLRRWMAAAALVRPAAAGGRVIVGAEAGLAVVQALVRWDPAWHAGQELSERRELGFPPAMRMASVEGSPDAVAALLEDLPLPSSGEVLGPVPIGELDEEGNADRERALVRVSRAEGKALAASIHAAAARRDARKATEPIRIQVDPLELI; encoded by the coding sequence GTGAGCAGTTCCGAGCCCGAAGCTCTCTGGGACCTCCCGGAGAAGCCGCCCGCCGCCAAGGCGGCGCCGTCGCGTGCCCGGAAGAAGGCGCCGAAGCCGGGGCAAAAGGCGAAGGGCGCCCAGTCGCCCGCGCCCGAGCTGCCGGTCGCGCGGATCGTCGTCGACATCCCGCTCGCGCACCTGGACCGCACCTTCGACTACCTCGTGCCCGAGAAGCTGCACGAGTCCGCCGTGCCGGGCTGCCGCGTCCGGGTCCGGTTCGCCGGGCAGCTGGTCGACGGCTACCTGATCGAGCGCGGCGAGACCAGCGACTACGGCAGCAAGCTGGCCTTCCTCGACCGCGTGACGTCGGCCGAGCCGGTGCTGCCGCCGTCGCTGCACGCGGTGTGCCGGGCGGTCGCCGACCGCTACGGCGGCACGCTGTCCGACGTCCTGCGGCTCGCCATCCCGCCGCGGCACGCCAAGGCCGAAGGCGAACCGCCGGTCCCGCCGGCGGGACCACCGAAAGCGCCGGACCCCGCGGCCTGGGCGCGCTACCAGCGTGGCCCGGCGTTCGTGGAGGCCCTCGCCGAGGGCAAGCCCGCGAACGCCGTCTGGCAGGCCCTGCCGGGCGAGGACTGGCCGCGCCGGCTCGCCGAGGCCGCCGGCACGGTGGCCGCCGCGGGCCGGGGCGCGGTGCTGGTGGTGCCGGACCACCGCGACCTGACCCGGGTCCACGCGGCCTGCGCGGCGCTCGTGGGCGAGGACGCCGTCGTGGCGCTGATCGCCGGGCTCGGGCCGGCCGAGCGGTACCGGCGCTGGCTGGCCGTGCTGCGCGGCGCGGTGCGGGTGGTCGTCGGGACGCGGGCGGCGATGTTCGCGCCGGTCCGCGACCCCGGCCTGTTCGCCGTCTGGGACGACGGCGACGACCTGCACCTCGACCAGCACGCGCCGTACCCGCACGTCCGCGACGTCCTGATGGACCGCGCGCACGCGGCGAAGGCGTCGCTGCTGGTCGGTGGCTTCGCCCGGACGGCCGAGGCCCAGCTGCTCGTCGAGTCCGGCTGGGCCGCCCCGGTCCTGGCGGACCGGGCGACACTGCGCGCCGCCGCCCCGCGCGTCACCCCGGTCGGCGAGGACTTCGACGTCGCCCGGGACGAGGCCGCCCGGGTGGCGCGCCTGCCGGCGGTGGCCTTCGAGGCGGCGCGCCAGGCGTTCGCCGCGGACCTGCCGACACTGGTCCAGGTACCGCGGCGCGGGTACGTACCCGGCCTGGCCTGCGGAAACTGCCGGACACCGGCGCACTGCCGCCGGTGCGCGGGGCCGCTGGCGCTGCCCGGCGGATCGCTCGACGGGCAGCCGAAACCACCGGCCTGCCGCTGGTGTGGTGTCCCCGAAACGGCGTTCCGCTGCACGGCGTGCGGCTCGGTCCGGCTGCGCGCGGTGATCGTCGGCGCGAAGCGGACGGCGGAGGAGCTCGGCCGCGCGTTCCCGGGCGTCCCGGTCCGCACGTCCGGGGCGGCGGAGGTCCTGGAATCGGTGCCGGGCAAACCGGCGCTGGTGGTGTGCACGCCCGGCGCGGAGCCGGTGGCCGACGGCGGCTACGGCGCGGCCCTGCTGCTGGACGGCTGGGCCCTGCTGGGCCGCCAGGACCTGCGGGCGGGCGAGGAGACCCTGCGCCGCTGGATGGCGGCGGCGGCCCTGGTCCGCCCGGCCGCGGCGGGCGGCCGCGTGATCGTCGGCGCGGAGGCGGGGCTGGCGGTGGTCCAGGCACTGGTCCGCTGGGACCCGGCCTGGCACGCGGGCCAGGAGCTGTCCGAGCGCCGCGAGCTGGGCTTCCCGCCGGCAATGCGCATGGCGAGCGTGGAGGGCAGCCCGGACGCGGTGGCGGCCCTGCTGGAGGACCTGCCGTTGCCGTCGTCCGGGGAGGTACTGGGGCCGGTCCCGATCGGCGAGCTGGACGAGGAGGGCAACGCGGACCGCGAGCGGGCGCTGGTGCGGGTATCGCGAGCGGAGGGCAAGGCCCTGGCGGCGTCGATCCACGCGGCCGCGGCCCGCCGGGACGCCCGGAAGGCGACGGAACCGATCCGCATCCAGGTGGACCCGCTGGAGCTGATCTGA
- the coaBC gene encoding bifunctional phosphopantothenoylcysteine decarboxylase/phosphopantothenate--cysteine ligase CoaBC — protein MSKPRIVLGVGGGIAAYKACEVLRGLTESGHDVRVVPTEAALNFVGAATFEALSGHPVHTGVFTEVPEVQHVRVGKEADLVLVVPATANLLAKAAHGLADDLLTNTLLTARCPVAFFPAMHTEMWEHPATRDNVALLRSRGMVVTEPDAGRLTGADTGKGRLAHPAEVVDLARLLLARPDALPRDLEGVRVVISAGGTREPLDPVRYLGNRSSGKQGYALARVAAQRGADVTLVTAHTVALPDPAGATVEHASTAEQLRQAVHAAAESADVVVMAAAVADFRPANRAEHKIKKSDDQPDPVITLERNADILAELVQNRRPGQVVVGFAAETGDAQGSVLDHARAKLKRKGSDLLVVNAVGDGKAFGTEDNSGWLLGADGTEIPIPLGAKAELASTLWDAVVSFMKR, from the coding sequence GTGAGTAAACCCCGCATCGTCCTGGGCGTGGGCGGCGGGATCGCCGCCTACAAGGCCTGTGAGGTCCTGCGCGGGCTGACCGAATCCGGTCACGACGTCCGCGTGGTCCCCACCGAAGCCGCGCTGAACTTCGTCGGCGCGGCGACCTTCGAAGCCCTCTCGGGGCACCCGGTGCACACGGGCGTGTTCACCGAGGTCCCCGAGGTCCAGCACGTCCGCGTCGGCAAGGAAGCCGACCTGGTCCTGGTCGTCCCGGCCACGGCGAACCTGCTCGCCAAGGCCGCCCACGGCCTCGCGGACGACCTGCTGACCAACACCCTGCTCACCGCCCGGTGCCCGGTCGCCTTCTTCCCGGCGATGCACACGGAGATGTGGGAGCACCCCGCGACCCGCGACAACGTCGCCCTGCTGCGCTCGCGCGGCATGGTCGTCACCGAGCCCGATGCCGGCCGGTTGACCGGCGCCGACACCGGCAAGGGCCGCCTGGCGCACCCGGCCGAAGTCGTCGACCTGGCCCGGCTGCTGCTGGCCCGCCCGGACGCCCTCCCACGCGACCTCGAAGGCGTCCGCGTGGTGATTTCGGCGGGCGGCACCCGCGAACCCCTCGACCCGGTGCGCTACCTGGGCAACCGCTCGTCCGGCAAGCAGGGCTACGCGCTGGCCCGCGTCGCCGCCCAGCGCGGCGCCGACGTCACGCTGGTCACCGCGCACACCGTCGCCCTGCCGGACCCGGCGGGCGCGACCGTGGAGCACGCCTCGACGGCCGAGCAGCTGCGGCAGGCGGTGCACGCCGCAGCCGAGTCGGCGGACGTCGTCGTGATGGCCGCCGCCGTCGCCGACTTCCGGCCGGCGAACCGGGCCGAGCACAAGATCAAGAAGTCCGACGACCAGCCGGACCCGGTCATCACGCTCGAGCGCAATGCCGACATTCTCGCGGAATTGGTGCAAAACCGGCGTCCCGGTCAGGTCGTCGTGGGATTCGCCGCCGAAACCGGCGACGCGCAGGGCAGCGTTCTCGACCACGCCCGTGCGAAGCTGAAGCGCAAGGGCTCGGATCTCCTGGTGGTGAACGCCGTCGGCGACGGCAAGGCGTTCGGCACGGAGGACAATTCGGGCTGGCTGCTGGGGGCCGACGGCACCGAAATCCCGATCCCGCTGGGCGCGAAAGCCGAACTCGCGTCCACATTGTGGGACGCTGTTGTGAGCTTCATGAAGCGTTGA
- the gmk gene encoding guanylate kinase, translating to MNGAGRDYPVSRGADRGGEPVTGDLPRHRLTVVSGPSGVGKSSVVGELRKLEPDVWFSVSVTTRKPRPGEVDGAHYHFVDRAEFDAMVADGRLLEWAEFAGNCYGTPREPVEKALAEGRPAVLEIELQGARQVRAAMPEARLVMLMPPSWEELVGRLTGRGTENEAAVQARLAEAERELAAAGEFDHRLVNADVREAAGHLLNLITADQFSDEAEHHE from the coding sequence GTGAACGGCGCCGGTCGTGACTACCCGGTGAGCCGGGGCGCCGACCGCGGTGGTGAGCCGGTGACGGGGGACCTCCCCCGGCACCGGCTCACCGTCGTATCGGGGCCTTCGGGAGTCGGGAAGTCGAGCGTGGTGGGCGAGCTGCGGAAGCTGGAGCCCGATGTCTGGTTCAGCGTCTCGGTCACCACGCGCAAGCCGCGTCCCGGCGAAGTCGACGGGGCGCACTACCACTTCGTCGACCGCGCGGAGTTCGACGCGATGGTCGCCGACGGCCGGCTGCTGGAATGGGCCGAGTTCGCCGGCAACTGCTACGGCACCCCGCGCGAGCCGGTCGAGAAGGCCCTCGCCGAGGGCCGCCCGGCCGTCCTGGAGATCGAACTGCAGGGCGCCCGCCAGGTCCGCGCGGCGATGCCGGAGGCCCGGCTGGTGATGCTGATGCCGCCGTCCTGGGAGGAACTGGTCGGCAGGCTCACCGGGCGCGGCACCGAAAACGAGGCCGCGGTGCAGGCCCGGCTGGCCGAAGCGGAGCGCGAGCTGGCGGCGGCGGGGGAGTTCGACCACCGCCTCGTCAACGCCGACGTGCGGGAGGCCGCCGGGCACTTGCTAAACTTGATTACAGCTGATCAGTTTTCCGACGAAGCGGAGCACCACGAGTGA
- a CDS encoding CotH kinase family protein, protein MGSQEQRALDSLYAIDNVLTIDITMPPADWDAVRTEQPAGGVCNFDWSGGSRYTWREATSVELSGTKFPARTALPGVGIKKKSFCGSISSGKPCLHLDFAKFSDANKDPVRKLIGSRYLTLNNSVQDLSYLRQLLGYKLFELAGLPFSRGNYAQVRVNGVPIGQGEAGVDSPGVFVNVEPVMPRYIERNFGHLNGNLYELEHKDDFIAERFPFIGVESLSKFDDKADLRFAIDHIGAHGLAGASEVFDLDQFVKIYAMEFFLKHWDGYSRNTNNTYVYNDVDAVAQPGVDDIDFKLIPWGLDQTFQPARHFRLDTAGLLARLVRDDAGRRAQVVGQIRAYRESVFGFQTQQEVLKPFLDGMGTLLAGFGVPDVPTQLTAVQKQLRLAASAGYLCGGLPGSAGAYVRDDVTNECLHASRSEVIPATAEEPGGAEVVHRLRPANVDDTDLWCFAPLGAGQSVGSKASGQPLHATTTTSGQGHPLLCTRAADNAAHAEEFSVTPVDPVGDDFGFSGWFTLTSIRTGLGAAFGTDPTATGKPRVHQDTNPSKLYFS, encoded by the coding sequence ATGGGCAGCCAGGAGCAGCGCGCACTCGATTCCCTCTACGCGATCGACAATGTTTTGACGATCGATATCACGATGCCGCCTGCGGACTGGGACGCGGTGCGCACCGAGCAGCCCGCCGGCGGGGTGTGCAACTTCGACTGGAGCGGCGGCAGCCGTTACACCTGGCGGGAGGCGACGTCGGTCGAGCTGTCCGGGACGAAGTTCCCCGCGCGGACGGCGCTGCCCGGCGTCGGGATCAAGAAAAAGTCTTTCTGCGGGTCGATCAGCAGCGGAAAACCCTGCCTGCACCTCGACTTCGCGAAATTCTCCGACGCGAACAAGGATCCGGTCCGGAAGCTGATCGGCTCGCGGTACCTGACGCTCAACAACTCCGTCCAGGACCTCTCCTACCTCCGGCAGCTGCTCGGCTACAAACTGTTCGAGCTGGCCGGTCTCCCCTTTTCGCGGGGCAATTACGCCCAGGTGCGGGTGAACGGCGTGCCGATCGGGCAGGGGGAGGCCGGTGTCGACAGCCCCGGGGTCTTCGTGAACGTCGAGCCGGTCATGCCGCGCTACATCGAGCGCAACTTCGGGCACCTGAACGGCAACCTCTACGAGCTGGAGCACAAGGACGACTTCATCGCCGAGCGGTTTCCCTTCATCGGGGTCGAATCCCTCTCGAAGTTCGACGACAAGGCCGACCTGCGGTTCGCCATCGACCACATCGGCGCGCACGGGCTGGCCGGGGCGAGCGAGGTGTTCGACCTCGACCAGTTCGTCAAGATCTACGCGATGGAGTTCTTCCTCAAGCACTGGGACGGCTACTCCCGCAACACCAACAACACCTACGTCTACAACGACGTGGACGCCGTCGCCCAGCCGGGCGTCGACGACATCGACTTCAAGCTGATCCCGTGGGGCCTCGACCAGACCTTCCAGCCCGCCCGGCACTTCCGCCTCGACACCGCCGGGCTGCTCGCCAGGCTCGTGCGCGACGACGCGGGACGGCGGGCGCAGGTGGTCGGCCAGATCCGCGCCTACCGCGAATCCGTCTTCGGCTTCCAGACCCAGCAGGAGGTGCTCAAGCCGTTCCTCGACGGGATGGGGACGCTGCTGGCCGGATTCGGCGTGCCGGACGTGCCCACGCAGCTCACCGCCGTGCAGAAGCAGCTGCGGCTGGCCGCGTCCGCCGGCTACCTGTGCGGCGGCCTGCCCGGCAGCGCCGGCGCCTACGTGCGCGACGACGTCACCAACGAGTGCCTGCACGCGAGCCGCAGCGAAGTCATCCCGGCCACGGCGGAGGAGCCCGGCGGTGCCGAGGTCGTCCACCGGCTGCGGCCGGCGAACGTCGACGACACGGACCTGTGGTGCTTCGCCCCGCTCGGCGCCGGGCAGTCGGTCGGCAGCAAGGCGTCCGGGCAGCCCCTCCACGCCACCACGACGACGTCGGGCCAGGGCCACCCCTTGCTCTGCACGCGCGCGGCGGACAACGCGGCCCACGCCGAAGAGTTCTCGGTGACCCCGGTCGACCCGGTCGGCGACGACTTCGGGTTCAGCGGCTGGTTCACGCTCACGAGCATCCGGACCGGGCTGGGCGCGGCGTTCGGCACGGATCCCACGGCGACCGGAAAACCGCGCGTCCACCAGGACACCAATCCGTCGAAGCTGTACTTTTCCTGA
- the rpoZ gene encoding DNA-directed RNA polymerase subunit omega: MTTQVALTEELEGITNPPIDDLLEKVSSKYALVIYSAKRARQINDYYAQLGEGLLEYVGPLVEPGPREKPLSIALREIHGGLLEHTEGE; this comes from the coding sequence GTGACCACCCAGGTAGCCCTGACCGAAGAGCTCGAGGGCATCACCAACCCCCCGATCGACGACCTGCTCGAGAAGGTCAGCTCCAAGTACGCGCTGGTGATCTACTCGGCGAAGCGCGCCCGCCAGATCAACGACTACTACGCCCAGCTGGGCGAGGGTCTGCTCGAGTACGTCGGCCCGCTCGTCGAGCCGGGCCCGCGCGAGAAGCCGCTCTCGATCGCGCTGCGCGAGATCCACGGCGGCCTGCTCGAGCACACCGAGGGTGAGTAA
- the mihF gene encoding integration host factor, actinobacterial type → MALPQLTEEQRAAALEKAAAARRIRAELKERLKRGGTTLVDVLKQAEENEVLGKMKVSALLEALPGVGKVRAQQTMERLEIAPSRRLRGLGDRQRKALLAEFSGE, encoded by the coding sequence GTGGCACTTCCCCAGCTGACAGAGGAACAGCGCGCTGCGGCGCTGGAGAAGGCCGCCGCCGCTCGCCGCATCCGTGCTGAGCTGAAGGAGCGGCTGAAGCGGGGCGGTACCACTCTGGTCGACGTGCTGAAGCAGGCCGAGGAGAACGAAGTCCTCGGCAAGATGAAGGTTTCGGCTCTGCTCGAGGCCCTCCCGGGCGTCGGCAAGGTCCGCGCGCAGCAGACCATGGAACGACTGGAGATCGCCCCCAGCCGTCGCCTTCGCGGCCTCGGCGACCGGCAGCGCAAGGCGCTGCTGGCCGAGTTCAGCGGCGAGTGA
- the metK gene encoding methionine adenosyltransferase: MTASSSRLFTSESVTEGHPDKICDAISDSILDGLLSKDPRSRVAVETLITTGQVHVAGEVTTEAYADIPTIVRDVILKIGYDSSAKGFDGNSCGVNVAIGSQSPDIAQGVDTAYESRVESDEDEINRQGAGDQGLMFGYACSDTPELMPLPIALAHRLSKRLTAVRKDGVLPYLRPDGKTQVTIEYAGDQPVRLDTVVVSSQHADGIDLERMLSVDVKEHVVGPELEGLGIDTSNARLLVNPTGRFVIGGPMGDAGLTGRKIIVDTYGGMARHGGGAFSGKDPSKVDRSAAYAMRWVAKNVVAAGLASRTEVQVAYAIGKAAPVGLFVETFGTETVDPSKIQQAITEVFDLRPAAIIRDLDLLRPIYAPTAAYGHFGRPELGLPWESTARAEALKAAAGA; this comes from the coding sequence GTGACCGCGTCCAGCAGCAGATTGTTCACCTCGGAGTCGGTGACCGAAGGACACCCCGACAAGATTTGCGACGCCATCAGCGATTCGATCCTCGACGGCCTGCTGTCGAAGGACCCGCGCAGCCGCGTCGCCGTCGAAACCCTGATCACCACCGGCCAGGTGCACGTGGCCGGCGAGGTGACCACCGAGGCGTACGCCGACATCCCGACGATCGTCCGCGACGTCATCCTCAAGATCGGCTACGACTCCTCCGCCAAGGGCTTCGACGGCAACTCCTGCGGCGTCAACGTCGCGATCGGCTCGCAGTCGCCCGACATCGCCCAGGGCGTCGACACCGCGTACGAGTCGCGGGTCGAGTCGGACGAAGACGAGATCAACCGCCAGGGCGCCGGCGACCAGGGCCTGATGTTCGGCTACGCCTGCTCGGACACCCCCGAGCTGATGCCGCTGCCGATCGCGCTGGCCCACCGGCTCTCCAAGCGCCTGACCGCGGTCCGCAAGGACGGCGTGCTGCCGTACCTGCGCCCGGACGGCAAGACCCAGGTCACCATCGAGTACGCCGGCGACCAGCCGGTGCGCCTCGACACGGTCGTCGTGTCCTCGCAGCACGCCGACGGGATCGACCTGGAGCGGATGCTCAGCGTCGACGTCAAGGAGCACGTCGTCGGCCCCGAGCTCGAGGGCCTGGGCATCGACACCTCGAACGCGCGCCTGCTGGTCAACCCGACCGGCCGGTTCGTCATCGGCGGCCCGATGGGCGACGCCGGCCTGACCGGCCGCAAGATCATCGTCGACACCTACGGCGGCATGGCCCGCCACGGCGGCGGCGCGTTCTCCGGCAAGGACCCGTCCAAGGTCGACCGTTCGGCCGCGTACGCGATGCGCTGGGTGGCCAAGAACGTCGTCGCCGCGGGCCTGGCCTCCCGCACCGAGGTGCAGGTCGCCTACGCCATCGGCAAGGCGGCCCCGGTCGGCCTGTTCGTCGAGACGTTCGGCACCGAGACGGTCGACCCGTCGAAGATCCAGCAGGCCATCACCGAGGTCTTCGACCTCCGGCCGGCGGCGATCATCCGCGACCTCGACCTGCTGCGCCCGATCTACGCCCCGACGGCGGCGTACGGCCACTTCGGCCGGCCCGAGCTGGGACTGCCCTGGGAGAGCACGGCCCGCGCCGAGGCCCTCAAGGCGGCCGCGGGCGCCTGA